The following proteins are co-located in the Neisseria sp. Marseille-Q6792 genome:
- a CDS encoding response regulator transcription factor codes for MTIKIILIDDHTLFRSGIKALLLRQHDFEVIGEASDGLSGIKMISQLQPDVVLLDLDMPGMNGREALSQIISINPQQAVIMLTVSEDSDDLTECMRIGARGYLLKNINADFLLESIRKAADGDNVFSPEMTAKLVRSLISPQPAQGTQALSSLTPREMEILGYLAAGHSNKIIARHLNLAESTVKVHVQNLLRKLNLSSRVQAAVYAIHHNVPQPVLE; via the coding sequence ATGACCATTAAAATTATTCTGATAGACGACCATACCCTTTTCCGCAGCGGCATCAAGGCACTTTTGTTGCGCCAACATGATTTTGAGGTCATCGGTGAAGCTTCCGACGGACTTTCCGGCATTAAAATGATCAGCCAGCTTCAACCCGATGTCGTCCTGCTTGACCTTGATATGCCCGGTATGAACGGACGCGAGGCACTCTCCCAAATCATCAGCATCAATCCGCAACAGGCAGTGATTATGCTGACCGTTTCCGAAGACAGCGACGACCTTACAGAATGTATGCGTATTGGCGCGCGCGGCTACCTACTGAAAAACATCAACGCCGACTTTCTTCTCGAAAGCATACGCAAAGCCGCCGATGGCGATAATGTATTCTCTCCCGAAATGACTGCCAAACTCGTCCGCAGCCTGATTTCCCCCCAACCCGCACAAGGAACTCAGGCACTTTCCTCCCTTACCCCCCGAGAGATGGAAATCCTAGGTTACCTTGCAGCAGGACACAGTAATAAAATCATTGCACGCCACCTCAACCTTGCCGAATCCACCGTCAAAGTCCACGTTCAAAACCTGCTCCGCAAACTCAACCTCAGCAGCCGGGTTCAAGCCGCCGTTTATGCCATCCATCATAATGTCCCCCAGCCTGTATTGGAGTAA
- a CDS encoding nitrate/nitrite sensor histidine kinase, with protein MILSSRFLDGISLSLRLKLLTGLWVGLAALSVVLTLMLSLRLENAASVIEEAGNLRMQAYRLAYMADEGSPRSQIDNRVAEFEKSLKRISQSDAIHPLIPSDTPLAYDLIQSMLIIDWQAHILPPLQSYRRPTQVDLYRFAGNIELFLQALENANEKNTWWLRHFQWAIMLMTLVSSVLMLFWHQIWVIRPLQALREGAERIGRRCFDIPVPEGGTPEFKQVGRCFNQMGGRLKILYDDLEGQVAEQTRSLEKQNQNLTLLYQTTRDLHQSYIPQQAAEHFLNRILPAVGADSGRVCLDGGSNVYVSIHHADCGTATSDLGKYYEETFPIEYQNETLGRLLLSFPNGISLDEDDRILLQTLGRQLGVSLAGAKQEEEKRLLAVLQERNLIAQGLHDSIAQTLTFLNLQVQMLESAFAEGKKEEAAENISFIKTGVQECYEDVRELLLNFRTKISNKEFPEAVSDLFARFTQQTGITVETVWENGSFLPPQEEQLQMIFILQESLSNIRKHARATHVKFRLIKQDERFTMTIQDNGQGFDTENIGEPSGSHVGLHIMQERAKRIRAVLKIYSQPQQGTTVSLTGVSEESLK; from the coding sequence ATGATACTGTCATCCAGATTTTTAGACGGCATCAGCCTTTCCCTGCGCCTGAAACTTCTGACCGGTTTATGGGTCGGATTGGCGGCATTGTCCGTCGTGTTAACATTGATGCTCTCTTTACGCTTGGAAAATGCTGCTTCCGTCATTGAAGAAGCCGGAAATTTGAGGATGCAGGCATACCGTCTGGCCTACATGGCCGACGAAGGATCTCCCCGCTCACAAATAGACAATCGGGTTGCCGAATTTGAAAAAAGCCTGAAGCGTATTTCGCAAAGCGATGCAATCCACCCGCTGATTCCTTCGGACACCCCTCTTGCTTATGATTTGATACAATCCATGCTGATTATAGATTGGCAGGCACACATTCTCCCCCCGCTCCAGTCCTATCGGCGACCTACCCAGGTCGATCTCTACCGCTTTGCCGGAAACATCGAACTATTTTTGCAGGCATTGGAAAATGCCAACGAAAAAAACACATGGTGGCTCAGGCATTTTCAATGGGCAATTATGCTGATGACGCTGGTGTCGTCTGTACTGATGCTGTTTTGGCACCAGATTTGGGTTATCCGGCCGCTGCAGGCGTTAAGGGAAGGTGCGGAACGCATCGGACGGAGGTGTTTCGATATTCCCGTTCCCGAAGGCGGTACGCCGGAATTCAAACAGGTCGGGCGTTGTTTCAATCAAATGGGCGGCAGGCTGAAAATTTTATATGATGATTTGGAAGGACAAGTCGCCGAGCAGACACGCAGTCTCGAAAAACAAAATCAAAACCTGACCCTGCTATATCAAACTACGCGGGACCTGCACCAATCCTACATACCGCAACAGGCTGCAGAACATTTTCTAAACCGCATCCTGCCCGCCGTAGGAGCAGATTCCGGCAGAGTTTGTTTGGACGGCGGATCCAATGTTTATGTTTCCATTCATCATGCGGATTGCGGCACAGCAACTTCGGATTTGGGGAAATACTATGAGGAAACCTTCCCCATTGAGTACCAGAACGAAACATTGGGCAGGCTGTTGCTCAGCTTTCCAAACGGCATTTCTCTTGATGAAGACGACCGCATCCTGCTTCAAACACTAGGCAGGCAATTGGGCGTATCACTCGCCGGGGCGAAGCAGGAAGAAGAAAAACGCCTGCTTGCGGTATTACAGGAACGCAACCTAATTGCGCAAGGATTACATGACAGCATCGCACAAACATTAACGTTCCTGAACCTGCAGGTACAGATGTTGGAAAGTGCCTTTGCCGAAGGAAAAAAAGAAGAAGCTGCGGAAAACATCAGTTTTATCAAAACAGGTGTACAAGAATGTTATGAAGATGTCCGCGAACTACTGCTCAACTTCCGTACCAAAATCAGTAATAAAGAATTTCCCGAAGCCGTTTCCGACCTATTCGCCCGCTTTACACAACAAACCGGGATAACGGTCGAAACCGTTTGGGAAAACGGTTCGTTCCTGCCTCCTCAGGAAGAGCAGCTCCAAATGATTTTTATCCTGCAAGAAAGCCTTTCCAATATCCGAAAACACGCCCGTGCCACACATGTCAAATTCAGACTGATTAAACAGGATGAAAGGTTTACAATGACCATTCAAGACAACGGACAGGGTTTCGACACGGAAAACATTGGAGAACCTTCGGGCAGCCATGTCGGACTACATATCATGCAGGAGCGTGCCAAACGTATCCGCGCCGTATTGAAAATCTATTCCCAACCCCAACAAGGAACCACCGTCTCATTGACAGGTGTATCTGAAGAAAGCTTAAAATGA
- the mobA gene encoding molybdenum cofactor guanylyltransferase MobA has product MKTFNFSKRTPSVKTFALILAGGQASRMGGEDKGLVLLDGKALIDHVIDKIRPQVSHIAISANQNLEEYARRSPHIFPDARQWQHFGPLSALCTAANDLQLATADWLLVVPCDMPYLPDDLVARFETVSKRTPLCNAFYVETPVTMHYNIMYIRPQILQSAIPYLFSGMKTLRSWLQQQRARSVKFEVNEHFIDLNTHTDLRPQ; this is encoded by the coding sequence ATGAAAACCTTCAATTTTTCCAAAAGGACGCCCTCGGTAAAAACTTTTGCACTGATATTGGCAGGCGGTCAGGCAAGCCGCATGGGGGGAGAAGACAAAGGGCTCGTACTTTTGGATGGCAAAGCACTGATTGACCATGTTATCGACAAAATCAGGCCCCAAGTCAGCCATATTGCTATCAGCGCCAACCAGAATTTGGAAGAATATGCTCGAAGAAGCCCGCATATTTTTCCGGACGCACGGCAGTGGCAGCATTTCGGCCCGCTTTCAGCTTTGTGTACTGCCGCGAACGATTTACAGCTGGCAACGGCCGACTGGCTTTTGGTTGTGCCGTGCGATATGCCGTATCTTCCGGACGATTTGGTGGCGAGGTTTGAAACCGTATCAAAGCGTACGCCGTTATGTAATGCATTTTATGTGGAAACACCGGTAACCATGCACTACAACATCATGTACATCCGCCCGCAGATTCTTCAAAGCGCGATTCCTTATTTATTTTCAGGGATGAAGACGCTTAGAAGCTGGTTGCAGCAACAAAGGGCGCGTTCGGTGAAATTTGAAGTCAATGAGCATTTCATTGATTTGAACACGCATACGGATTTGCGTCCTCAGTAA
- a CDS encoding riboflavin synthase subunit alpha, whose amino-acid sequence MFTGIVQGLGKLIKVHRPSSTFHTYIVELPQEAAENLQRGASVANNGCCLTITEIEGNRVSFDLMAETLAKTNLGLLKEGDCVNIERAARFGDEIGGHLMSGHIMTTVRIVEIEQDGFNRTVWFELPTALSPYILTKGFVGLDGCSLTVGEVEKTRFCVHLIPETLERTLFGSRQTGDQVNIEIDPNTQATVDTVERLMAQRYAEK is encoded by the coding sequence ATGTTTACCGGCATTGTTCAAGGCTTGGGCAAACTGATAAAAGTCCACCGTCCGTCGTCGACATTTCACACTTATATTGTCGAGCTTCCGCAAGAGGCGGCAGAAAACCTGCAGCGCGGCGCATCGGTTGCCAATAACGGCTGCTGCCTGACCATTACCGAAATAGAAGGAAACCGCGTCAGCTTTGATTTGATGGCGGAGACATTGGCAAAAACCAATTTGGGACTACTGAAAGAAGGCGATTGTGTCAACATTGAGCGGGCGGCGCGTTTCGGCGACGAAATCGGCGGACACCTTATGAGTGGGCATATCATGACAACCGTGCGTATTGTCGAAATCGAACAGGACGGGTTTAACCGTACGGTTTGGTTCGAGCTCCCAACCGCACTCAGTCCTTATATCCTGACCAAAGGATTTGTCGGTTTGGACGGTTGCAGCCTGACTGTCGGAGAAGTCGAAAAGACGCGTTTTTGCGTACATCTGATTCCGGAAACCTTGGAGCGGACGCTTTTCGGCAGCAGGCAAACCGGCGACCAAGTCAATATTGAAATCGATCCGAACACACAGGCAACCGTCGACACGGTCGAACGCCTGATGGCACAAAGATATGCTGAAAAATGA